In Vibrio hippocampi, a single genomic region encodes these proteins:
- a CDS encoding sigma-54-dependent transcriptional regulator, with protein MAQSKVLIVEDDEGLREALVDTLALAGYEWIEADCAEDALVKLKAEPVDIVVSDVQMAGMGGLALLRSIKQHWPKLPVLLMTAYANIEDAVGAMKEGAIDYMAKPFAPEVLLNMVSRYAPVKSDDNGDAIVADEKSLQLLALAQKVAKTDASVMVLGPSGSGKEVMSRYIHNHSNRADGPFVAINCAAIPDNMLEATLFGYEKGAFTGAVQACPGKFEQAQGGTILLDEISEMDLNLQAKLLRVLQEREVERLGSRKSIALDVRVLATSNRDLRQYVQEGNFREDLYYRLNVFPIAWPPLSERKGDITPLAQHLTERHCKKLGMPVPSFSEQALQKLLSYPWPGNVRELDNVVQRALILCDHNLVSAENILLEGVDWQDASGLQNVVANQEVIAPYVAPVAEKLTVAERSDPVAVSTPASEGLGGELRDQEFAIILETLKECQGRRKEMSEKLGISPRTLRYKLAKMRDAGIDIPN; from the coding sequence ATGGCACAAAGTAAAGTACTCATCGTTGAAGATGATGAAGGCCTGCGTGAAGCATTGGTCGACACCTTAGCCCTTGCAGGATATGAGTGGATTGAGGCTGATTGCGCTGAAGATGCGTTGGTGAAGCTGAAAGCCGAGCCAGTTGATATTGTCGTCTCGGATGTACAAATGGCAGGCATGGGCGGTTTAGCGCTACTTCGCAGTATCAAGCAACATTGGCCGAAACTTCCGGTGCTGTTGATGACCGCATACGCCAATATTGAAGATGCCGTTGGCGCAATGAAAGAAGGCGCTATCGACTATATGGCGAAGCCATTTGCGCCGGAAGTGCTACTGAATATGGTCAGCCGCTATGCGCCAGTCAAATCAGATGACAATGGCGATGCGATTGTCGCGGATGAAAAAAGCCTTCAGTTGCTGGCTTTGGCGCAAAAAGTCGCTAAAACCGATGCCAGTGTTATGGTGCTTGGTCCGAGTGGTTCGGGCAAAGAGGTGATGTCACGCTACATCCATAATCATTCCAATCGCGCCGATGGTCCGTTTGTCGCAATTAACTGTGCCGCAATCCCAGATAATATGTTGGAAGCGACACTGTTCGGCTATGAGAAAGGTGCATTTACCGGCGCGGTTCAGGCTTGTCCGGGTAAATTTGAACAAGCACAAGGTGGCACCATCTTGCTGGACGAAATCAGCGAAATGGATCTCAACCTGCAAGCAAAACTGCTGCGCGTGTTGCAAGAACGCGAAGTTGAGCGTTTAGGCAGCCGCAAGAGTATTGCGCTTGATGTTCGAGTCTTGGCCACCAGTAACCGCGACTTGCGTCAATATGTGCAAGAAGGCAATTTCCGCGAAGACTTATACTACCGCCTCAATGTTTTCCCAATTGCTTGGCCACCGCTGAGTGAGCGTAAGGGTGACATTACGCCCCTTGCACAGCATCTCACCGAACGACACTGTAAAAAGTTGGGCATGCCCGTCCCTTCCTTTAGTGAACAAGCACTACAAAAATTGCTGAGTTACCCTTGGCCGGGCAACGTACGTGAGCTGGATAATGTGGTTCAACGTGCCCTGATACTTTGCGATCATAATTTGGTCTCTGCGGAGAATATTTTGCTCGAAGGGGTCGATTGGCAAGACGCGTCAGGACTGCAAAATGTGGTGGCGAATCAAGAAGTGATAGCGCCTTATGTTGCCCCGGTAGCAGAAAAGCTGACCGTGGCTGAACGCAGTGACCCAGTCGCGGTATCGACGCCAGCGAGCGAGGGACTAGGTGGCGAGTTGAGAGATCAAGAATTTGCCATCATCTTGGAAACACTCAAAGAGTGCCAAGGGCGTCGCAAAGAGATGTCAGAGAAGTTGGGTATCAGCCCAAGAACACTGCGTTATAAGCTCGCTAAAATGCGTGATGCAGGTATCGATATTCCGAACTAA
- the fliE gene encoding flagellar hook-basal body complex protein FliE: MKVDGLHNEMQAMMLEAASARPNATAQQVGADFGNMLTQAINNVNGLQKSSSDLQMRFDRGDADVSLSDVMIARNKSSVAFEATIQVRNKLFEAYKELMNMPV; the protein is encoded by the coding sequence ATGAAAGTCGATGGACTACATAATGAAATGCAAGCCATGATGCTAGAAGCGGCCAGCGCTCGGCCTAATGCGACCGCTCAGCAGGTCGGGGCGGACTTTGGCAATATGTTGACGCAAGCAATCAACAATGTGAATGGACTGCAAAAATCTTCCAGCGATTTACAAATGCGTTTTGACCGCGGTGATGCCGATGTTTCTCTATCGGATGTTATGATCGCACGTAACAAATCCAGTGTTGCCTTTGAAGCAACCATACAAGTGAGAAATAAGCTTTTTGAAGCCTATAAAGAACTCATGAATATGCCAGTTTAA
- the fliF gene encoding flagellar basal-body MS-ring/collar protein FliF: MAVVDGSPDALVSTNSDLAADGQNPDINEKSSGKFDFAVGDLDLLRQVVLVLSISICVALIVMLFFWVKEPEMRPLGVYETEELIPVLDYLDQKQVTYKLEGNSLSVPVSEYNTIKLDMVRSGLNQATNPGDDILMQDMGFGVSQRLEQERLKLSRERQLAKAIEQMKQVRTARILLALPKQSVFVRHNQEASASVFLTLATGAVLKQQEVDSVVDMVASAVPGMTTSRITVTDQHGRLLNSGSQDPISTARRKEQELERNQEQALREKIDSVLIPILGLGNYTAQVDIQLDFNAVEQTRKRFDPNTPAKRSEYTLEDYSNGGTVAGVPGALSNQPPADASIPDDVAQMKDGSLTGQGSVHKEATRNYELDTTISHERKQVGTVSRQTVAVAIKNRAKVNPNTGEVSYEPRTDSELAAIKQVLIGSVGFDETRGDLLNVLSMTFEEPVAELLADVPIWEHPNFNDWIRWFASAMVIVVVVLVLIRPAMKKLLNPAAQEGDDPMYGPDGLPLSADGETSLIGSDIDSSELFEFSTGIDLPNLHKDEDILKAVRALVANEPELAAQVVKNWMAES; the protein is encoded by the coding sequence ATGGCCGTAGTGGACGGAAGTCCCGATGCGCTAGTGTCAACCAATTCAGACTTGGCGGCAGACGGTCAAAATCCCGACATTAACGAAAAAAGTAGCGGTAAGTTTGACTTCGCCGTCGGCGATCTCGATCTGTTGAGACAGGTCGTTTTAGTGCTGTCTATTTCTATCTGTGTCGCATTAATCGTTATGCTGTTCTTCTGGGTCAAAGAGCCAGAAATGCGTCCATTAGGTGTTTATGAGACGGAAGAGCTTATTCCGGTGCTCGACTACCTCGATCAGAAGCAAGTTACCTATAAGCTGGAAGGCAATTCTTTAAGTGTACCTGTAAGCGAATACAACACCATTAAGTTGGATATGGTGCGCTCTGGCTTAAACCAAGCGACCAATCCGGGCGATGATATTCTGATGCAGGATATGGGCTTTGGTGTTTCTCAGCGTCTTGAGCAAGAGCGCTTAAAGTTAAGCCGTGAGCGTCAATTAGCGAAAGCCATTGAACAGATGAAGCAGGTACGCACGGCCCGTATCCTTTTGGCATTACCAAAACAGAGCGTATTTGTCCGCCACAATCAAGAAGCCTCAGCCTCGGTTTTTCTTACCTTGGCAACGGGTGCCGTACTCAAGCAGCAAGAAGTTGACTCCGTGGTCGATATGGTCGCGAGCGCCGTCCCCGGGATGACAACCAGTCGTATTACGGTCACGGACCAACATGGTCGACTGCTGAACTCAGGCTCTCAAGATCCTATCTCGACCGCTCGACGCAAAGAGCAAGAGTTGGAGCGCAACCAAGAACAAGCGCTAAGAGAAAAAATTGATTCTGTGTTAATCCCTATTCTGGGGTTAGGCAACTATACCGCTCAAGTCGATATTCAGCTCGACTTCAATGCAGTCGAGCAAACGCGTAAACGTTTTGATCCAAATACGCCAGCAAAACGCAGTGAATACACCCTTGAAGATTACAGCAATGGCGGCACGGTAGCGGGTGTACCGGGCGCGCTGAGTAATCAGCCTCCTGCGGATGCGTCTATTCCTGATGATGTCGCACAGATGAAAGATGGATCGTTAACGGGGCAAGGTTCTGTTCATAAAGAAGCGACTCGTAACTACGAATTGGATACCACCATCAGTCACGAGCGTAAACAGGTCGGCACCGTCAGCCGACAAACCGTGGCAGTGGCGATTAAGAATCGCGCCAAAGTGAATCCGAATACCGGAGAAGTCAGCTATGAACCGCGTACCGATAGTGAGCTTGCCGCGATTAAACAAGTGCTCATCGGCTCTGTGGGCTTCGATGAGACTCGCGGTGATCTGTTGAACGTATTGAGCATGACCTTTGAGGAACCCGTGGCTGAGCTGTTAGCCGATGTGCCAATCTGGGAGCATCCAAACTTTAACGACTGGATCCGTTGGTTTGCCAGCGCCATGGTTATCGTGGTGGTGGTGTTAGTTCTGATCCGTCCTGCGATGAAGAAACTGCTTAATCCAGCGGCGCAGGAAGGTGATGACCCGATGTATGGTCCAGACGGTCTTCCATTGTCGGCTGATGGCGAAACCAGCTTGATCGGTTCAGATATTGATAGCAGTGAGCTGTTTGAGTTTAGTACCGGCATTGATCTGCCGAACCTACACAAAGATGAAGACATATTGAAAGCGGTGCGCGCTCTGGTTGCGAATGAACCAGAACTTGCTGCACAAGTAGTGAAAAATTGGATGGCTGAAAGCTAA
- the fliG gene encoding flagellar motor switch protein FliG: protein MANEIIPQQGQAQLPDATNVDISSVTGDEKAAILLLSLNEQDAANIIRHLEPKQVQRVGSAMARASDLSQDKVGAVHRAFLEDIQKYTNIGMGSEDFMRNTLVAALGEDKANNLVEQILLGTGSKGLDSLKWMDPRQVASIIVNEHPQIQTIVLSYLESDQSAEILSQFPERVRLDLMMRIANLEEVQPSALAELNEIMEKQFAGQAGAQAAKIGGLKAAAEIMNYLDNNVEGLLMDQIRDQDEDMATQIQDLMFVFENLIEVDDQGIQKLLRDVPQDVLQRALKGADEGLKEKVFGNMSKRAADMMREDIEAMPPVRVADVEAAQKEILTIARRMADNGELMLSGGADEFL from the coding sequence ATGGCAAATGAAATTATCCCTCAGCAAGGACAAGCGCAACTACCAGACGCGACCAACGTAGATATTTCTAGCGTGACTGGTGATGAAAAAGCCGCAATTTTGCTACTGAGTTTAAATGAGCAAGACGCGGCAAATATTATCCGTCACCTTGAGCCAAAGCAGGTTCAGCGTGTGGGTAGTGCGATGGCTCGTGCCAGCGATCTAAGCCAAGATAAAGTGGGCGCTGTTCACCGCGCATTTCTGGAAGACATTCAGAAATACACCAATATTGGTATGGGCAGTGAAGACTTTATGCGTAATACCTTGGTTGCGGCGCTGGGTGAAGACAAAGCGAACAACCTAGTAGAGCAAATCCTATTGGGTACGGGTTCAAAAGGCTTGGATTCATTGAAATGGATGGATCCACGTCAAGTGGCCAGCATCATTGTCAATGAACACCCGCAGATTCAAACCATTGTGCTGTCTTACTTGGAATCGGATCAGTCTGCGGAAATCTTGTCTCAGTTCCCTGAGCGTGTTCGCCTTGATTTGATGATGCGTATTGCCAACCTCGAAGAAGTTCAGCCTTCGGCACTGGCAGAACTGAACGAAATTATGGAGAAACAGTTTGCGGGTCAAGCGGGTGCTCAAGCTGCCAAGATTGGTGGTCTGAAAGCCGCGGCTGAGATAATGAACTATCTAGATAATAACGTTGAAGGTCTGCTGATGGACCAAATTCGTGACCAAGACGAAGACATGGCGACGCAGATTCAAGATCTTATGTTTGTGTTTGAGAACCTTATCGAAGTGGATGATCAGGGTATTCAGAAACTGCTTCGTGATGTACCACAAGACGTGCTACAGCGCGCATTGAAAGGCGCGGACGAAGGGCTTAAAGAGAAAGTCTTTGGCAACATGTCTAAACGTGCTGCCGATATGATGCGTGAGGATATTGAAGCGATGCCTCCAGTGAGAGTTGCAGATGTCGAAGCGGCTCAGAAAGAGATCCTAACCATTGCAAGAAGAATGGCCGATAACGGAGAGCTGATGCTGTCTGGCGGCGCTGATGAATTCTTGTAA
- the fliH gene encoding flagellar assembly protein FliH, translating to MSGERKRGFLRPSEDNTAESTHSWGLPDYTSQTTQHAKETAFNYDPSWSPTDEPEVDEAPLELTEEQIEIIKQGAYQEGLFQGQEAGFKQGYDKGKEEGLAAGHAEGLQQGQADGVAAGEEYIKQQVDTLMELANQFAQPLELVNNQVEKQLVDMVLALTKEVVHVEVQTNPQIILDTVKQSLDVLPVTGHAITLKMNPVDVDIIRAAYGDQEIETRNWTLVVEPSLNRGDLFIEAGESSVSYKMEDRIKSVLQSFCGTNRHMGGE from the coding sequence ATGTCTGGAGAGAGAAAACGCGGCTTTTTGCGCCCGTCAGAAGATAACACGGCAGAATCGACCCACTCTTGGGGATTACCGGATTACACCTCACAAACGACGCAACATGCAAAAGAAACCGCGTTCAACTACGATCCCAGTTGGTCGCCGACTGATGAACCTGAGGTAGACGAAGCCCCGCTGGAGCTTACCGAAGAACAGATAGAAATCATCAAGCAAGGTGCGTATCAAGAGGGCTTATTCCAAGGTCAAGAGGCGGGCTTTAAGCAAGGCTACGACAAAGGCAAGGAAGAAGGCTTAGCAGCGGGTCATGCCGAAGGTTTACAACAAGGTCAAGCTGACGGTGTGGCAGCGGGAGAAGAGTACATTAAACAGCAAGTGGATACGCTTATGGAACTCGCGAATCAATTTGCTCAGCCCCTTGAGTTGGTGAATAACCAAGTCGAAAAACAGTTGGTGGATATGGTCTTGGCGTTAACCAAAGAAGTGGTTCACGTTGAGGTGCAAACCAACCCGCAAATTATTCTCGATACCGTCAAGCAATCACTTGATGTTCTTCCTGTTACTGGGCACGCCATCACCTTGAAAATGAACCCGGTTGACGTGGATATTATCCGTGCCGCTTATGGCGATCAGGAAATCGAAACCCGCAACTGGACCTTAGTGGTGGAACCCTCATTAAATCGCGGTGATCTGTTTATTGAAGCTGGAGAATCGAGCGTCAGTTATAAAATGGAAGACCGCATCAAAAGCGTGTTGCAAAGCTTCTGCGGAACGAATCGCCATATGGGAGGCGAGTAA
- the fliI gene encoding flagellar protein export ATPase FliI produces MLPLAERLANYSTTGHRSRATASGKLVRVVGLTLEAIGCKAPIGSLCKVETMSGEMEAEVVGFSGEHLYLMPSEQITGVLPGAKVTPMTAETGLPVGMELLGRVIDGVGNPLDGLGALYTDKRASFNGTPINPLARKPISEPLDVGLKAINGLLTVGKGQRIGLFAGSGVGKSVTLGMMTRGTTAQVVVVGLIGERGREVKEFIEEILGDEGRARSVVVAAPADASPLMRLKGCQTALTIAEYFRDQGLDVLLLMDSLTRFAQAQREIALSVGEPPATKGYPPSVFAKLPALVERAGNGDDNQGSITAFFTVLTEGDDLQDPIADASRAILDGHIVLSREMADAGHYPAIDVEKSVSRVMPQITDEQHVLMSKAVRQVLSVCRKNQDLVSIGAYKPGTDPAIDSAFTLKPHLDQYLQQTMKESVPYDMCINMLKSILQVS; encoded by the coding sequence ATGCTGCCGTTGGCTGAACGTTTAGCAAACTACAGCACGACAGGACACCGCTCACGAGCGACGGCATCCGGGAAACTGGTCAGAGTCGTCGGGTTGACGTTGGAAGCGATTGGTTGCAAAGCGCCGATTGGCAGCCTGTGTAAAGTCGAAACCATGTCTGGCGAGATGGAAGCGGAAGTGGTTGGTTTTTCCGGTGAACACCTTTACTTGATGCCAAGCGAACAGATCACCGGAGTCTTGCCCGGCGCAAAAGTCACCCCAATGACCGCGGAAACGGGCTTGCCAGTCGGCATGGAACTGTTAGGTCGCGTCATTGATGGCGTGGGCAACCCCCTCGACGGTTTAGGGGCGCTTTACACCGATAAACGCGCTTCATTTAATGGCACGCCAATCAATCCTTTGGCACGCAAACCTATTTCAGAACCGCTTGATGTTGGCTTAAAGGCGATCAACGGCTTATTAACCGTAGGTAAAGGCCAGCGTATTGGCTTGTTTGCGGGCTCAGGGGTCGGTAAATCGGTCACGCTTGGCATGATGACTCGTGGTACCACCGCGCAAGTCGTTGTCGTTGGCTTAATCGGTGAGCGTGGACGAGAAGTTAAAGAGTTTATCGAAGAGATCCTCGGCGATGAAGGGCGCGCTCGCTCTGTAGTGGTTGCCGCGCCTGCGGATGCGTCGCCTCTGATGCGACTGAAAGGTTGCCAGACCGCGTTGACGATTGCGGAATATTTCCGTGACCAAGGCTTAGACGTCCTATTGTTGATGGATTCATTAACCCGTTTTGCCCAAGCACAACGTGAAATTGCGCTGTCAGTTGGTGAACCGCCTGCGACCAAAGGTTATCCGCCCTCGGTGTTTGCCAAGCTTCCCGCTTTGGTTGAGCGTGCGGGTAACGGCGATGATAACCAAGGTTCGATTACCGCGTTCTTTACGGTGTTAACCGAAGGGGATGATTTACAAGATCCCATCGCCGATGCGTCGCGAGCGATTTTGGATGGTCACATTGTTCTGTCTCGTGAGATGGCGGATGCCGGACACTATCCGGCGATTGATGTTGAGAAATCGGTCAGTCGTGTAATGCCACAAATCACCGATGAACAGCATGTATTGATGTCCAAAGCGGTTCGACAAGTGCTGTCAGTCTGTCGTAAAAACCAAGATCTGGTGTCTATTGGCGCTTATAAGCCGGGCACTGACCCCGCGATTGATAGCGCCTTTACCCTTAAACCTCATCTCGACCAATATTTGCAGCAGACCATGAAAGAGTCGGTGCCTTACGATATGTGTATCAATATGCTGAAAAGTATTTTGCAAGTAAGCTGA
- the fliJ gene encoding flagellar export protein FliJ: MDNAFEFLLEQAKDNEQQAISALTKAQGELDEFYQQVKQIEQYRLDYCNQLVERGKSGLSASEYGHLNRFLTQLDETLSKQKTAEPHFTQQVSDCEEAWHNARKQRRSYEWMIEKKAKEAAMKAEKLEQKQMDEFSNLLFSRRTRR; encoded by the coding sequence ATGGATAATGCGTTTGAGTTCTTACTGGAACAAGCGAAAGACAACGAGCAGCAAGCGATCTCGGCTTTGACCAAAGCGCAAGGTGAGTTGGATGAATTTTACCAACAAGTGAAACAGATTGAACAATATCGCCTTGATTACTGCAATCAGTTAGTCGAACGAGGCAAGTCTGGTTTGAGTGCCAGCGAATATGGCCACCTTAATCGATTCTTAACCCAACTTGATGAAACGTTGTCAAAGCAGAAAACCGCCGAACCCCACTTCACCCAGCAAGTGAGTGATTGCGAAGAGGCGTGGCACAATGCTCGAAAACAGCGCCGTTCTTATGAGTGGATGATAGAGAAAAAAGCCAAGGAAGCGGCAATGAAAGCGGAAAAATTGGAGCAAAAGCAGATGGATGAATTTTCAAACCTGCTGTTTTCTCGTCGAACCCGGAGGTAG
- a CDS encoding flagellar hook-length control protein FliK, whose translation MSLSIATSNLVKSSVTKPEIATSGQPVEVSESGGDSGEASTFSDTLDATLTESKGKASDKAVSTDKASMDKAASIDQAASADKTVSADKSLSTDNSAAEKSVTEKAAKQGDAEMNPQPTAKAVVSAQGDDGELPFSDESLDVKTDSSANIDKHSASHAAHSQSSSAVSGDESATPATTQADTSKLSANKTLSDSAELLARLDQSNKALKPNPNQSLSNDFKISAVTAHSTQALTGDETGIHPSKPLSSQTDDSHESDVKTGDSKMNSATTEQVAKSQGEVVTLSSGKPQQAGLTSSEHGQLTEAGRAATVEQASTLPSGDANPESYKQTNIEQAGLEKVGVEKVGVEKAAVTSDVATQVTNSTSMISGSTAAKEVTHSGFSSDNVLNESGKVVEKSADMTVASNQTTQVDGKEIKAVAAADAVALANGDVELQSTSDSQQVSNGSLIDTSSAQPSTSVTGDESVAQVAPGVLAVGSASVSAELSARLEPSNKAASQQSQVVDDEFADEFKVSAVTAKGAQQLAEGETDVSQTKPLEGKTGAAMTAAVAQNQLDDPASAIQSKSVDLMSPEHVQASKAEHSATADVTQTGQSQAVGQQVAGQYISGEQIVGQQIVGQQISGQQVDGQKIAGQQISAQDITVEKVSKSQSGDGEHVNTAQSKVTSDLDSISAKETALTSRSMDTLADSATAKTTSPALDDEAQARLIAQQGDTVLSAQTEKTPEATEQSGTMVTEQKAAQIEWGSATTTSSTDAETVLPVEQTKQASLAATVVNADNTESGQESKSVGRQSVASLSEDQTQSLQTQPLSGNTAIDSEKFGTESTTSELESADESSLLMASTSAPTTKTSNELQWSPAEPAARTTLSTAGAANALATAQTAVNNAAQAQTTETQPQANSAADARLMNSASQLAELQASAPTSASASAAQSAAFAASAAAAGMGFDSRKQGANEVSDINAASGTTSAQGINQPNMARAEQAQATTPQSPLLLNKENAAEQMNERLQMMMSKNLKHVDIRLDPPELGRMQIRMTLNSDSASVHFTVQNQQTRDMVDQAMPRLREMLSQQGIQLADTSVQQQNSGQQQRHAQQTAQGQGQGSGGQSAGQGDADMGMDEATSVNMAVRNASDGISYYA comes from the coding sequence ATGAGTCTGTCTATCGCAACCAGTAATCTAGTAAAATCTTCAGTAACTAAGCCTGAAATTGCCACTTCGGGACAACCTGTTGAGGTGTCTGAATCCGGTGGCGATAGCGGCGAAGCGAGCACCTTTTCTGATACCCTTGATGCCACGTTGACAGAGAGCAAGGGCAAAGCCTCCGATAAGGCTGTTTCTACGGACAAAGCTTCTATGGACAAGGCGGCTTCTATTGATCAAGCAGCTTCTGCGGATAAGACGGTTTCTGCCGATAAATCCCTATCTACAGATAACTCTGCCGCAGAGAAAAGCGTCACTGAGAAAGCCGCCAAACAAGGCGACGCAGAGATGAACCCGCAACCAACAGCGAAAGCGGTCGTCTCAGCTCAAGGTGATGATGGTGAGTTGCCATTCAGTGATGAGTCACTGGATGTCAAAACCGATTCGTCAGCAAACATCGACAAACACAGTGCCAGTCACGCGGCGCATTCCCAATCTTCTAGCGCCGTATCTGGTGATGAGTCTGCCACTCCAGCAACAACTCAAGCGGATACCAGTAAACTTTCAGCGAACAAAACCCTTTCTGATAGCGCAGAACTGTTGGCGCGTCTCGATCAGTCAAATAAAGCGTTAAAGCCCAATCCAAATCAGTCATTGTCGAATGATTTCAAAATTTCCGCCGTTACAGCCCACAGTACTCAGGCGTTAACTGGCGACGAGACGGGTATTCACCCAAGCAAACCACTGTCTAGTCAAACCGATGATAGTCACGAGAGTGATGTTAAAACGGGCGATTCTAAAATGAATAGCGCGACAACCGAGCAAGTCGCGAAAAGTCAGGGTGAAGTGGTGACGCTCTCTTCCGGTAAACCACAGCAAGCGGGTTTAACATCGTCTGAACATGGACAACTTACCGAAGCAGGACGTGCGGCAACGGTCGAGCAGGCGTCAACCCTACCGTCTGGTGATGCAAACCCCGAAAGTTATAAACAAACGAACATTGAACAAGCCGGTTTAGAAAAAGTTGGTGTAGAAAAAGTCGGCGTTGAAAAAGCAGCAGTGACCTCTGACGTTGCTACGCAAGTAACAAACTCGACTTCGATGATATCAGGGTCGACAGCCGCTAAAGAAGTGACGCATAGCGGTTTTTCCTCCGATAATGTGCTGAATGAAAGCGGCAAGGTTGTTGAGAAAAGTGCCGATATGACCGTGGCATCGAACCAGACGACGCAAGTTGATGGCAAAGAGATCAAAGCGGTAGCAGCAGCCGACGCAGTAGCGTTAGCAAATGGTGATGTTGAACTGCAATCAACCTCGGATTCACAGCAAGTCAGCAACGGCTCGCTAATCGACACCTCATCAGCTCAGCCGTCAACATCGGTCACTGGTGATGAATCCGTGGCTCAAGTCGCCCCCGGCGTGCTTGCTGTGGGCAGCGCCTCTGTTAGTGCGGAACTATCAGCGCGTTTAGAACCGTCCAATAAAGCCGCGTCTCAGCAAAGCCAAGTCGTTGACGATGAATTTGCCGATGAATTTAAAGTCTCAGCGGTGACAGCAAAAGGTGCTCAACAACTCGCGGAGGGTGAAACGGATGTTAGCCAAACCAAGCCACTTGAGGGTAAAACTGGCGCTGCCATGACCGCCGCCGTTGCGCAGAATCAGCTTGACGATCCTGCGTCAGCGATTCAATCAAAATCCGTTGACTTAATGTCGCCGGAGCATGTGCAAGCGAGTAAGGCAGAACATTCGGCAACGGCTGACGTTACGCAGACTGGACAATCACAAGCGGTTGGGCAGCAAGTCGCGGGGCAGTATATTTCTGGTGAACAAATAGTAGGTCAACAAATAGTAGGTCAACAAATATCAGGTCAACAAGTCGATGGTCAGAAAATAGCGGGTCAGCAAATCAGCGCGCAAGATATCACGGTTGAAAAGGTATCAAAATCGCAGTCAGGCGATGGTGAACACGTTAATACTGCACAAAGCAAAGTGACCTCAGATCTTGACTCAATCAGCGCGAAAGAGACAGCGTTGACCAGCCGTTCTATGGATACGTTGGCGGATAGCGCAACGGCAAAGACAACAAGCCCAGCGTTAGACGACGAAGCTCAGGCTCGCTTAATCGCTCAACAGGGTGACACCGTGTTAAGTGCACAAACAGAGAAAACTCCAGAGGCAACGGAGCAATCTGGCACAATGGTGACTGAACAAAAAGCGGCTCAGATTGAGTGGGGCTCGGCAACAACGACGTCATCAACCGATGCCGAGACCGTATTGCCTGTTGAACAAACCAAGCAGGCATCATTGGCAGCAACAGTGGTGAACGCCGACAACACTGAATCTGGACAAGAGAGCAAGTCGGTCGGCCGACAGTCGGTTGCATCATTGAGTGAAGACCAAACTCAATCATTACAGACGCAGCCATTATCAGGGAATACCGCGATTGACTCCGAAAAGTTCGGTACTGAGTCAACGACCAGCGAACTTGAATCCGCGGATGAATCATCATTATTGATGGCTTCGACGTCAGCGCCAACCACCAAGACAAGCAATGAGTTGCAGTGGAGTCCGGCAGAACCTGCGGCACGAACAACGCTCTCGACCGCAGGAGCTGCCAATGCGTTGGCCACAGCACAAACGGCAGTAAATAACGCGGCACAAGCCCAAACGACAGAAACACAACCTCAAGCAAATTCAGCGGCGGATGCAAGATTGATGAACAGCGCTAGCCAGTTAGCCGAATTGCAGGCTTCCGCACCGACCAGCGCGAGTGCCAGTGCTGCACAATCTGCGGCATTCGCTGCCAGCGCAGCCGCAGCGGGCATGGGGTTTGATTCTCGCAAGCAAGGTGCCAATGAAGTCTCTGACATCAATGCGGCTAGCGGCACGACATCAGCACAGGGCATAAATCAGCCAAATATGGCAAGAGCGGAACAGGCGCAAGCAACGACCCCTCAATCGCCATTGCTGTTAAATAAAGAAAACGCTGCGGAACAGATGAACGAGCGTTTGCAAATGATGATGTCGAAAAACTTGAAGCACGTCGATATTCGACTCGATCCGCCAGAATTGGGTCGTATGCAGATACGTATGACTTTAAATAGTGACTCGGCATCAGTACACTTTACCGTTCAGAACCAACAAACTCGTGATATGGTCGACCAAGCGATGCCACGATTGAGAGAAATGTTGTCCCAACAGGGTATTCAGTTAGCGGATACTTCGGTACAGCAACAGAACTCAGGGCAGCAGCAGCGACACGCTCAACAGACTGCTCAGGGGCAAGGACAAGGTTCTGGTGGTCAATCCGCGGGTCAAGGTGATGCGGACATGGGCATGGATGAGGCAACCAGTGTGAATATGGCGGTGCGTAATGCCAGCGACGGCATTAGCTATTATGCCTAA